One genomic segment of Elgaria multicarinata webbii isolate HBS135686 ecotype San Diego chromosome 21, rElgMul1.1.pri, whole genome shotgun sequence includes these proteins:
- the LOC134412279 gene encoding dual specificity protein phosphatase 10-like, which produces MPPSPLEERIGVLQRPKTLALRLNHSFTHTGSGEKQQQQQPTPPPVCKPPGQAPPAPKGSCEEGRRGGVLQPNHSHTIDIKLTVGAAQGRAPERNLSLQLDLKPGEKNGGLKVFLPQAKLKKRSFKENSKPPVDTSANSSCLSSPAMHPLKCGCRGCWRLLRCGDAGPKSGLRALGCLSCRSSLRSLSCSSCSPPSVKKLGCLPCAPAALRSLACLACNPSVKSATSSCSFCSSDPIVAYDPRAGSSPAPSCYGVGDDDDDYSVRTIWPDELAKKMTRSRAQPQPSPLILDCRNLVEYTKSQLQGAMRFGAAEAAGRRRLQQGKLAVLDFISSRGACDGRDSSLQRLWSKEAGGCAGPETQPASPPKPRKTQPSQNLHLVLDLLHKDGQEGPGRRGSPIGLEVANGPDDLGPPLTPDLENAELSPILPFLFLGNERDAQDLERMLSLNVGHVLNVTTHLPLYHADSGRLRYKRLPATDNSRQDLRQYFEEAFEFIEEAHQSGKGVLIHCQAGVSRSATIVIAYLMKHTLMTMGDAYKYVKGRRPVISPNLNFMGQLLEFETDLNAGVTPRILTPKLAGVETEV; this is translated from the exons ATGCCTCCCTCGCCACTGGAAGAACGGATCGGCGTGCTGCAGAGACCCAAGACTTTGGCCCTGCGCCTCAACCACAGCTTCACGCACACCGGCAGCGgcgagaagcagcagcagcaacagcccacCCCGCCACCGGTCTGCAAACCGCCCGGCCAGGCCCCGCCGGCTCCCAAGGGCTCCTGCGAAGAGGGCCGCCGGGGCGGCGTCCTCCAACCCAACCATTCCCACACCATCGACATCAAGTTGACGGTGGGGGCCGCGCAGGGCCGGGCGCCGGAGAGGAACCTCTCCCTGCAGCTGGACCTTAAGCCTGGCGAGAAAAATGGGGGGCTGAAGGTCTTCCTGCCCCAAGCCAAGCTCAAAAAGCGGAGCTTCAAGGAGAACTCCAAGCCACCGGTGGACACCTCCGCCAACTCCTCCTGCCTCTCCAGCCCCGCCATGCACCCCCTGAAGTGCGGCTGCCGGGGCTGCTGGCGGCTGCTGCGTTGCGGCGACGCCGGCCCCAAGTCAGGCCTGCGCGCCCTGGGCTGCCTCTCCTGCCGCTCCAGCTTGCGCTCCCTGAGCTGCTCCAGCTGCAGCCCGCCGTCCGTCAAGAAGTTGGGCTGCTTGCCCTGTGCCCCGGCGGCCCTCCGCTCCTTGGCCTGCCTGGCCTGCAACCCCTCAGTCAAGTCGGCCACCTCCTCCTGCAGCTTCTGCAGCAGCGACCCCATCGTGGCCTACGACCCCCGAGCGGGCTCGTCCCCGGCCCCCAGCTGCTACGGCGTcggcgacgacgacgacgactacAGCGTCCGCACCATCTGGCCCGATGAACTCGCCAAGAAGATGACCAGGTCCCGGGCCCAGCCGCAGCCCTCCCCCTTGATCTTGGACTGCCGCAACCTGGTGGAGTACACCAAGAGCCAGCTGCAGGGCGCCATGCGCTTCGGGGCGGCCGAAGCCGCCGGCCGCCGCCGGCTCCAGCAGGGCAAGCTGGCCGTACTCGACTTCATCTCCTCCCGGGGGGCCTGCGACGGCAGGGACTCCTCGCTGCAGCGCCTCTGGTCCAAGGAAGCCGGCGGTTGCGCCGGCCCGGAGACGCAGCCCGCCAGCCCCCCGAAACCCCGCAAAACGCAGCCCTCGCAGAATCTGCACCTGGTGTTGGATCTGCTCCACAAAGACGGGCAGGAGGGGCCGGGCAGGAGAG GTAGCCCAATCGGGTTGGAGGTTGCCAACGGGCCCGACGACCTGGGCCCGCCGCTCACGCCCGACTTGGAGAACGCTGAGCTGAGCCCCATCCTGCCGTTCCTGTTCCTGGGCAACGAGAGAGACGCACAAGACCTCGAGCGGATGCTGAGCCTCAACGTGGGCCACGTCCTAAACGTCACCACCCACCTGCCCCTCTACCACGCCGACAGCGGGCGCCTCCGCTACAAGCGCCTGCCCGCCACCGACAACAGCCGTCAGGACCTCCGGCAGTACTTCGAGGAGGCCTTCGAATTCATCG AAGAGGCGCACCAGAGCGGCAAAGGGGTCTTGATCCACTGCCAGGCGGGCGTCTCGCGCTCGGCCACCATCGTCATCGCCTACCTGATGAAGCACACCCTCATGACCATGGGGGACGCCTACAAATACGTCAAGGGCCGCCGGCCCGTCATCTCGCCCAACCTCAACTTCATGGGGCAGCTGCTGGAATTCGAGACGGACCTCAACGCGGGCGTCACGCCCCGCATCCTCACCCCCAAGCTGGCCGGGGTGGAGACCGAGGTCTGA